The Numida meleagris isolate 19003 breed g44 Domestic line chromosome 7, NumMel1.0, whole genome shotgun sequence genome contains a region encoding:
- the PDZK1IP1 gene encoding PDZK1-interacting protein 1, with protein MPTLRILALGLLLVLEPASCQQARGSLQPWSQGVIAVVVFLALVAICFVVNRFWCKKKQDNAETVVSIGAKEEAVVSNGREGTYVTSAVDFRSKENKHAYENTLDLEEKVITTAM; from the exons ATGCCGACCCTACGGATCCTCGCCCTTGGGCTCCTCTTGGTTCTGGAGCCCGCGAGCTGCCAGCAAG CCAGGGGCAGCCTCCAGCCGTGGTCGCAAGGTGTCATCGCCGTGGTGGTGTTTCTGGCGCTGGTAGCAATCTGCTTCGTGGTCAACAGGTTCTGGTGCAAGAAGAAGCA GGATAACGCTGAGACAGTGGTGAGCATCGGGGCCAAGGAGGAGGCTGTTGTATCCAATGGACGTGAAGGGACATACGTGACATCTGCAGTGGACTTCAG GTCCAAGGAGAACAAGCATGCCTATGAGAACACGCTGGATCTGGAGGAGAAGGTGATCACCACTGCCATGTAG